The stretch of DNA TTATTAACCTATAAGTGTAGGTATGATAGAAATACCCGAATCGGCAACGATAAGTTCACAAGCTGAAACCATCCTGACAGGAAAACGAATAGCAAAAGTTATTCAGGCAACCAGTCCACACAAATTTACATGGTACAATGGCAACCCAGCTTTGTATCGTAATATACTTGTTGGGCGAGAAGTAGAATCAGTAAGAGGACATGGAGCTTTTGTTGATATTATCTGCGACAAGGATACTTATATTTCGATAAGTGACGGTACAAACCTTAAATATTATACGGCAACCGAGACATATCCGGTGAAACACCAGCTTTTGATATTGTTTGAGGATATGACATGTCTTGCTTTTACAGTATCTATGTATGGAGCCATATATGCCTATGAGGGACAGTTGCAAAATGTATATCATGCCGGAAGTCTGAACAGTATTTCTCCATTGAGCGATGCTTTTGATGAGGCGTATTTTGATTCAATCTTTGCCGGTGTACAAAAAGATATGTCGGTAAAGGCCTTGCTTGGTACTCAACAACGGATTCCCGGTTTGGGTAATGGTGTTTTACAAGATATCTTTTTCAAAGCAGGAATACATCCCAAACGGAAAATATCTACAATGTCTGATCTCGAAAAAGGAGATTTGTTCCATTCGCTGAAGGTTACTTTGCGTAATATGACCGATAGAGGAGGCCGTGACACTGAAAAGGATTTTTATGGTAATTGGGGTAAATATAGAACCCTTTTATCCAAGAAAACATACAAAGAGCCATGCCCCATCTGTGGAAGCGATATTGTAAAGGAAGCATATCTGGGTGGTACAATCTACTTTTGTCCGAGTTGTCAGAAAGAGTGAAAGCAGTCTGCCTTGTTCTCTAATTGTATTAAAAATACCTTCTTATAATATTTAAATAGATTTAAGATGTCTTGAATCAGTGAGAAAATCCCTTAAATAATTCTTATCTTTGCATCCGAAAATTTTCAGGCATCATGAATCAAAAATATCCATCAGCTTTATTAGAAAATGCAGTAAATGAATTCGCAAAGCTTCCCGGAATAGGGCGTAAAACGGCTTTGAGGTTGATTTTGCATCTGTTGAGGCAGGACAATGCTATGGTAGAAGGTTTCGCTCAGGCATTGGTTTCTTTGAAGCATGAAGTGAAGTATTGCAATGTTTGTCATAATATATGTGATGACGAAATTTGCCCTATCTGTTTGGATAAGTCTCGTGATGCAGCCACCATCTGTGTTGTAGAGAATATAAAAGAGGTAATGGCTATTGAGAATACAATGCAATTCAAAGGCTTGTATCATGTGTTGGGAGGTATTATATCGCCGATAGATGGAATAGGCCCTTCCGATCTGGAGATAGACAGCCTGGTGGCACGTGTAGCCAAGGGTGATGTGAAAGAAATTATTTTGGCATTAAGTACTACGATGGAAGGCGATACCACCAACTTCTATATCTATAAAAAATTATCATCTTTCGATATAAAGGTTTCTATGATTGCACGGGGGATTTCTATCGGAGATGAAATAGAATATGCCGATGAAGTAACATTGGGGCGCTCTATCCTGAACAGGACATTGTTTAATGAGTCATATAAATTGTAAAAATCATAATGGAGAATAAAGAACGAAAGCTATATAAAACATTAATGTTGTTATTCTGGGCGAACATTCTTTTGCTGTTGACTGTTTTAACATTTATAT from Dysgonomonas mossii encodes:
- a CDS encoding endonuclease VIII; the encoded protein is MIEIPESATISSQAETILTGKRIAKVIQATSPHKFTWYNGNPALYRNILVGREVESVRGHGAFVDIICDKDTYISISDGTNLKYYTATETYPVKHQLLILFEDMTCLAFTVSMYGAIYAYEGQLQNVYHAGSLNSISPLSDAFDEAYFDSIFAGVQKDMSVKALLGTQQRIPGLGNGVLQDIFFKAGIHPKRKISTMSDLEKGDLFHSLKVTLRNMTDRGGRDTEKDFYGNWGKYRTLLSKKTYKEPCPICGSDIVKEAYLGGTIYFCPSCQKE
- the recR gene encoding recombination mediator RecR; translated protein: MNQKYPSALLENAVNEFAKLPGIGRKTALRLILHLLRQDNAMVEGFAQALVSLKHEVKYCNVCHNICDDEICPICLDKSRDAATICVVENIKEVMAIENTMQFKGLYHVLGGIISPIDGIGPSDLEIDSLVARVAKGDVKEIILALSTTMEGDTTNFYIYKKLSSFDIKVSMIARGISIGDEIEYADEVTLGRSILNRTLFNESYKL